A single genomic interval of Gemmatimonadaceae bacterium harbors:
- a CDS encoding glycosyltransferase family 4 protein, translating into MTTPMPLVWCAPIYEATGYADEARGIVIALEAAGIPVVLRPVAERQVPGFREQLPSAMASTLDRQAQRSATPPFLLVEHFVADGFVPTDAAAAVVGRTMFETDALPAAWVASCNALDALWVPSQFNVESFRRAGVHVPIAVVPGGIDSTQYTPDGPQYPVAGTRGTVFLSIFEWRRRKGWDVLLRAWADAFQPTDDVSLVLRTYLPGFGASAESAAWLEHAVNTFLFESCGRHRHDVAPIVLVPELVAEQDMPALYRAAHAYVSPTRGEGWGRPLMEAMSTGLPVIATRWSAHLEYMTDENSLLLDIDGLVSASDPDALVYRDTAWAEPSVSHLVRLLRGVHADRPRARDIGQRARHDMVSRWTWAGAASVVRERLRELHALHATVNRADARVVDRPGDRTRIVVDAPAFSSNTTPLELTALLAPLHRAAVQSVGPLRLNGTAADERPSIASPRYPLWRDRVTTGTVGVRARDIVLTWCSATSDSTMRVPPDATWVVCTGDAVFDHVPEWLAPHLLSRANDVWVPHAAAHAAVRELGVPESRVFRIPAMRVLDASQVAAFDSVAGVRKDARRRVLLPVSAVGDIAIAEQAVRMWPRVSGGGADLAIRIDRASEDAVREWGGEMEKRARTMRGLEHVSVWNERFAVANVPSLLRRADVLLSPHGSTHSLTWWRVARDLGCALIVPEHAAVSEWPAAGVWTIPSGPGGAMSGAALASALSAACTTDALTAHRTAMRTAAAALVSADDVAAMLVTRLLTHVSAAEGAAS; encoded by the coding sequence ATGACGACGCCAATGCCGTTGGTGTGGTGCGCGCCCATCTACGAGGCCACGGGGTACGCCGATGAAGCGCGCGGGATAGTGATCGCGCTCGAAGCGGCCGGAATTCCCGTGGTGCTTCGTCCGGTGGCGGAACGCCAGGTACCGGGCTTCCGCGAGCAGTTGCCTTCGGCGATGGCGAGCACACTGGACCGACAGGCGCAACGCAGCGCGACGCCGCCATTCCTCTTGGTCGAGCACTTTGTCGCTGATGGTTTTGTGCCCACCGACGCCGCCGCCGCCGTGGTCGGCCGCACGATGTTCGAGACCGATGCGCTGCCCGCCGCCTGGGTCGCCAGCTGCAACGCCCTCGATGCGCTGTGGGTCCCAAGCCAATTCAACGTCGAGAGCTTTCGACGGGCGGGCGTGCATGTCCCCATCGCTGTGGTGCCGGGCGGGATCGACAGCACCCAGTACACTCCTGACGGTCCGCAATATCCGGTTGCCGGAACGCGCGGCACCGTGTTTCTCTCGATCTTCGAGTGGCGCCGCCGGAAAGGTTGGGATGTGCTGTTGCGTGCCTGGGCCGACGCCTTCCAGCCAACCGACGACGTCAGCTTGGTGTTGCGCACCTATCTGCCGGGCTTCGGCGCCTCCGCTGAATCGGCGGCGTGGCTCGAGCACGCGGTGAATACGTTCCTGTTCGAATCGTGCGGGCGGCATCGCCACGACGTGGCGCCCATCGTGCTGGTTCCGGAGCTGGTGGCCGAACAGGACATGCCCGCGTTGTATCGCGCCGCGCACGCCTATGTCTCACCTACCCGTGGCGAGGGGTGGGGACGACCGCTGATGGAAGCGATGTCGACGGGCCTGCCGGTGATTGCCACGCGCTGGAGCGCGCATCTTGAGTACATGACCGACGAGAATAGTCTGCTGCTGGACATCGACGGATTGGTGTCGGCGTCCGATCCGGATGCGCTGGTCTATCGGGACACCGCGTGGGCGGAACCGAGCGTGTCGCATCTCGTCAGGCTGTTGCGCGGTGTGCATGCGGATCGCCCGCGGGCCCGCGACATCGGACAACGGGCGCGCCACGACATGGTGTCACGATGGACGTGGGCGGGCGCGGCGTCGGTGGTACGCGAACGTCTTCGTGAACTGCACGCACTGCATGCCACGGTCAACCGCGCGGACGCCCGAGTGGTTGATCGCCCGGGTGACCGAACGCGCATTGTGGTTGATGCGCCGGCCTTTTCATCAAACACCACTCCCCTCGAACTGACGGCGCTGCTTGCACCGCTGCATCGCGCGGCCGTCCAAAGTGTGGGACCCCTGCGCCTGAATGGCACCGCAGCAGATGAACGTCCCTCCATTGCTTCGCCCCGGTATCCCCTTTGGCGTGATCGTGTCACGACAGGGACCGTGGGTGTTCGCGCGCGCGACATCGTACTGACCTGGTGCAGCGCAACGTCAGACAGCACCATGCGGGTGCCACCCGATGCTACCTGGGTTGTCTGCACGGGTGATGCGGTGTTCGATCACGTCCCGGAGTGGCTCGCACCACACCTGTTGTCGCGAGCCAACGACGTGTGGGTGCCGCATGCGGCGGCACACGCCGCCGTCCGCGAACTCGGCGTGCCCGAGTCGCGAGTCTTCCGAATTCCTGCCATGCGCGTGCTGGATGCGTCGCAGGTGGCGGCCTTTGACAGCGTTGCGGGAGTCAGGAAAGATGCGCGGCGGCGAGTCCTGTTGCCGGTGTCCGCGGTGGGCGATATCGCCATCGCCGAACAGGCCGTGCGCATGTGGCCTCGGGTCAGCGGCGGCGGTGCCGATCTGGCCATCCGGATCGACCGCGCGTCAGAAGACGCCGTTCGTGAGTGGGGCGGAGAGATGGAGAAGCGCGCACGGACGATGCGGGGACTTGAACATGTGTCGGTGTGGAACGAGCGCTTCGCCGTGGCCAACGTTCCGTCACTGCTTCGACGCGCCGACGTCCTGTTGTCTCCGCACGGATCGACGCACTCGCTCACGTGGTGGCGTGTGGCGCGCGACCTGGGATGCGCGCTGATTGTGCCGGAGCACGCCGCTGTATCGGAATGGCCTGCGGCCGGTGTTTGGACCATACCGAGCGGACCGGGTGGCGCGATGTCCGGCGCGGCGCTGGCGAGTGCATTGTCGGCGGCCTGCACAACCGACGCACTGACAGCGCACCGGACCGCCATGCGTACGGCAGCCGCAGCACTGGTCAGTGCCGATGACGTCGCCGCCATGCTGGTGACGAGACTGCTGACGCATGTCAGCGCGGCCGAGGGCGCCGCGTCATGA